CCGCGGTAGGACCTTTGCTGGTTAGCGGAAGCACCTGGAAAGGTGCACCAAAGAGCGTGACAGTCGCGTACGCGAAAACTAGCGGAGGCCGAGCGGGGTACCCAAGTAGGGCGGGACACGTGCAATCCTGCCTGAATCTGCCGGGACCATCCGGTAAGGCTAAATACTCCTTGGCGACCGATAGTGAACAAGTACCGCGAGGGAAAGGTGAAAAGAACCCCTGTGAGGGGAGTCAAAAGAACCTGAAACCGCATGTCTACAAGCAGTCCGAGCACTACGTCGCAAGACAGTGCGAGGGCGTACCTTTTGCATCATGATTCGGCGACTTAATGTACGTAGCGAGGCTAAGCCGATAGGTGGAGCCGGAGCGAAAGCGAGTCCGAAACGGGCGATTCAGTTGCGTGCATTATAACCCGAAGCGGGGTGATCTACACATGGCCAGGTTGAAGTGAGGGTAACACCTCATGGAGGACCGAACTCATGAAAGTTGAAAATTTCTGGGATGAGCTGTGTGTAGGGGTGAAAGGCCAATCAAACTCCGTGATAGCTGGTTCTCCCCGAAAGATATTTAGGTATCGTCTTGGGTAATTCAATACCGGAGGTAGAGCACTGGAACGGCTAGGGGTCTCACCAGATTACCAAACCGTACCAAACTCCGAATGCCGGTAATTGTTATCCCGGGAAGCAGTCAGTGGGTGATAACGTCCATTGGCAAGAGGGGAATAACCCAGACCGACAGCTAAGGCCCCCAAGTCTAGTCTAAGTGAACACTAGAAAGGATGTGGCAGGTCATTGACAACCAGGAGGTTGGCTTAGAAGCAGCCATCCTTTAAAGAAAGCGTAATAGCTCACTGGTCGAGACAGGCCGCGCCGAAAATGTAACGGGGCTCAAGACTAGCGCCGAAGCTTCGGATTGCATGCGTCAGGCGCATGCAGTGGTAGGGGAGCGTTGCAACGACTGCGAAGCTAGACCGCAAGGGCTGGTGGAGTTGTTGCGAGTGCTGATGCCGAAATGAGTAGCGATAAAGGGGGTGGGAAACCCCCTCGCCGTAAACCCAAGGTTTCCTGGGTCAAGTTAATCTTCCCAGGGTTAGCCGGGACCTAAGCCGAGGCCGAAAGGCGTAGGTGATGGCAAGCAGGTTAATATTCCTGCGCCATCTTGTAGACGTTGAACCGAGGAAGGACGGAGAAAGCTAGGCGAGCTGGCCGGTGGTTGTGCCAGTCCAAAGGCGTAGGGGTGTCGCGTACGATGAAAAGGCGCGGCAGCTATCCCCGAGACCCGACGGCGCCCCGCAAGGGGTTAGTTGCTGATGCTCGGCTTCCAAGAAAAGTTCCGCGGGGAGTCTACAGGGTGTCCGTACCGCAAACCGACACAGGTGGGTGAGGAGAAAATCCTAAGGCGCTTGAGAGAACTCTCCTCCAAGGAACTAGGCAAATTTCCACCGTAACTTCGGAAGAAGGTGGGCCTCTGGTAGGTGAAGGCGTACAGCTGGAGCCGAGAGAGGTTGCAGAGAAATGGCGGTAGCGACTGTTTACCAAAAACACAGGACTCTGCGAAGGCACGAAGCCGACGTATAGGGTCTGACTCCTGCCCGGTGCTGGAAGGTTAAGGGGATTCGTCAGCCGCAAGGCGAAGCGATGATCCGAAGCCCCAGTAAACGGCGGCCGTAACTATAACGGTCCTAAGGTAGCGAAATTCCTTGTCGGGTAAGTTCCGACCTGCACGAATGGAGTAACGACTTCCGCACTGTCTCGGAGAGGGACTCAGCGAAATTGAAATAGCTGTGCCGATGCAGTTTACCCGCAGCAAGACGGAAAGACCCCGTGAACCTTTACTACAACTTGACAGTGACACTAGGGTTCGACTGTGTAGGATAGGTGGGAGCCTTTGAAGCCGGGCCGCTAGGTTCGGTGGAGGCAACGGTGAAATACCACCCTGTCGGATTCTGGTGTCTAACCATGCCCCCTCAACGGGAGCTGGGACACTGTCTGGTGGGTAGTTTGACTGGGGCGGTCGCCTCCCAAAACGTAACGGAGGCGCGCGATGGTTCCCTCAGCCCGATTGGAAACCGGGCGGCGAGTGCAATGGCATAAGGGAGCTTGACTGCGAGACAGACATGTCGAGCAGGTGCGAAAGCAGGTCATAGTGATCCGGTGGTCCTGAATGGAAGGGCCATCGCTCAACGGATAAAAGGTACTCCGGGGATAACAGGCTTATCTCCCCCAAGAGTTCACATCGACGGGGAGGTTTGGCACCTCGATGTCGGCTCATCGCATCCTGGGGCTGGAGCAGGTCCCAAGGGTTTGGCTGTTCGCCAATTAAAGCGGTACGCGAGCTGGGTTCAAAACGTCGTGAGACAGTTTGGTCCCTATCTGCTGTGGGCGTAGGATACTTGAGAGGCTCTGACCTTAGTACGAGAGGACCGGGTTGGAGACACCGCTGGTGTACCAGTTGTCTCGCCAGAGGCATCGCTGGGTAGCCATGTGTCGATTGGATAACCGCTGAAAGCATCTAAGCGGGAAACCGACCTCAAGACCAGGTATCCCGGGCGCAAGCCCCAGAAGACCCGTCGAAGACTACGACGTTGATAGGCCGGGTGTGTAAGCGTGGTAACACGTTGAGCTAACCGGTACTAATTGGTCGAGCGGCTTACTATACCTCAATCTCTGGCAGGCTCCCCGGTGTAAACCGGAGGGAGTCTGGAGATTCGAGGCCGAGGTCGAGGCCCCGAGCGCGCTACAAACAGCGGCGCCGGGCCCGGAAGAAGGCACAGAGCTTTTCAGCAGGAATTGAAACTACCCTTTGTATGTACGAGTCACATGTTTTCCGGTGGCAATGTCGGAGGGGTCCCACCCGTTCCCATCCCGAACACGGAAGTTAAGCCCTCCAGAGCCGATGGTACTCCGCGGGAAACCGCGCGGGAGAGTAGGTCGCTGCCGGATTTTTTTGAAGGCCCCGAGTCCTCACAACGTGAGAACTCGGGGCCTTCGCCTTTGCGGGCTTCTTCGGAGCGCGTGATCGCCTGTTCTTCCTCGGGGCAACCCAGGCGCCTCGATCAGCGGCGGCCGAAGCCTGCAAGGGTTCATCCGCACGGTGGCACCGTGGAAGGCGTGGACGCGGCGGCACCCACTTTTTCCTCTGCCTCTGATGTGTCCCACGCAGGCTGCATGGCCGCTACACCGGCCGGCGCTCAGCCCGGTGGCACCCCTCTGCGGCCCCGCGCTGCCGCAGCAGCTGCCCCATCCCTCTCATGCGCACGGATGTCACATCCGCGCCGAGGCGGCTCTCTCCATGTGTTTCGTTCGGCGGTTGGCGCTGCTCGAGATTTCAGCGTGAGGACCAAGCCAGAGAAGCCAGGGGGAGAAGGAGGGCTCACATCATGGCACCACATGTTCTACCCGTTCCGTCCGTGGCGCGGCCGTTGGTCCCGGTTGATCCCTACAGCAACCGGGAGGCATATGCGCGCGTCCTGAGCATGCTGTGCCACGCGGAAGCCGCCGCCCTGGAAGGGTTCAAGCTGCTCACCCACCCGGACTTCGTGCAGACGCATGCGATGTTCGCCAAGGCGCGCCGGTTCCTGGTGCAGGACGAGTCACGCCACCTGGAGGACCTCACACAACTGGTGCGGAGGCTGGGCTACGACGACATCCTGCCGCCGTCGCCCGAGGAGGCCGAGTTCTGGGGCGCATGGCGCTCAGGCCGGCTCTTCGCGTTGCCCTTCAAGCCCAGCGTCGCATCCCTGTTCTGCCTCTTGTCGGAGGGCCTGGGCTATGCCTTCCTGTACAACCTCGCCCAGGCCACCAGTGCCCCGGACATCCGGGCCGTGCTGGAGGCCAACCTGGAGGACGAGAAGTCCCACCTGCAGCTTTCTCTCGTCATGCTCGAGCGGGCGCTGGTGGACGACCGGACCTTCCTGGCGGACTTCCTCATCTACCTCTACGGCTACTCGCTGCTGGCACGCCGCCCTATCCGCCAGCAGCGCAAGACCGTGGAGGCGATCGGCCTGGATTTCTACGTCATCTTCGGCTCCAGCATCCGCTTCGTCTTCGACCTGCTCAAGCTCGTCCTCGCCGAGACGGGGCGGTACTCGCCGCTGTGGAGTGTGCTGGACAAGTTCACCCTGGGGTTGGGGCGCGCTCCCAAGCTCATGAAGCTTCTGCACCTGTTCATGTTCCTGCCAGAGCCTCCCTTCAGCCGGTGGCTCGTCTATCACTGGGGCCGGCTCACGTTGCGCCTCGGCCCCATGGGCCGGTCCTCTCCCCCTTGGGAGCGCCCGCTTCCGGTGCCTTCCCTTGCCGACCTGGTACAGGCATGAGCACGGCACCCAAGGTGCTGGTCCTCGGCTCCGGCGTGGCTGGCCTGTGTGCGGCCTACGAGCTCGCCGAGCGCGGCTGCTCCGTCACGGTGGTGGAGGCCGCCCCCTTCCCAGGAGGGCGCACCTCGTCCTTTACAGACGCGAAGGGTCGCGGCGTGGACACAGGCCTCCACGTGGTGGCGGACCACTACGCCAACCTGCTGGAGATGCTCTCGCGCCTGGGGGTGTCGCACCGCCTTCTCTGGGTGGGCGAGCACACCTACCTGCGCTCCGGGCGCGAGCCGATGGCGTGGGGCTTCCGCTCGTGGCCCGCGCCCTTCCACCTGCTTCGGCCTTTCGCTCGGATGCCCCTCTCCCTGGGCGCCCGCCTCCGGCTGGGCCGGGTGGGTCTCCAGGTCGCCAGCTACTCGCAGGAGGATCTGGCCGAGTTGGACTCCCTGTCCTACGCCGAGTGGCACCGGCGCCGCGGGCTCCAGAGGGACTTCACCCTGGAGCTGGCGGAGGCCGCGGCGGATGCGGCGACCTTCCTCACGGTGGAGGAGGCCGCCGCGCGGCCGGTGCTGTCGTGGATCAAGTACCTGGTGCGCCACCCGCGCTCCGGGGATGTGGGGCTGTGGCGGGGAACGCTGGCCGAGTGTCTGGTAGAGCCTCTGTGCCAGGCTCTCGCGCGCAAAGGGGGGCAGCTGCTGCTGCGCCACGCGGTGGTCGGGCTGGAGGGAGAGGGACAGCGCGTCAAGGGTGTGTGGGTTTCCCCGGCGGAGACATCCGGTCCAGTCACCCACGCCGAGGGGCGCGTCCCGGTGGGCGGGGCCGGCCGCAAGCTGCTGGCCTGCGACTTCGTCGTGTCCGCGATGAACGTCCAGTCCCTGCGTGCCGTGCTCCCCCCGGAGTGGGTGCGCGCAGCCGGGCTCGAGGACGCCATGAGGCTGACCACCACGCCGGCCATGTCGCTCTTGCTGTGGTTCGATCGCCCCATCCGGCCGGTGCCGGCGGGAGCTCCGCTGGTGACGGGCTGCGCCTTCCGCGACTTCGTGGACCTGGCCATGCTGGGCCGTCAGCCCCGTGGCGCACCGGGCTCCGTGTACCAGTTCGTCATCACCCGGGCGCGCAGCCGCTTCCACGACCCGGATGAAGCCATCGTCTCCGACGTGATGCGGGACCTGCGGAGCATCTGGCCAGGGGCCCAGAAGGCGCAGGTGGTGGACTACGCGCTGGAGCGCATTGGCGCGGCCATGTTCGCCGCGGTGCCGGGCGCGCACCAGCTCCGGCCCCCGGCCCGCACCCGGCTGGGCAACTTCTTCCTGGCCGGCGACTGGACACGGCACGAGCTGAACGCCTCCATGGAGGGGGCCGCCCTGTCGGGCCGGCTGGCCGCGGACGCGCTGCTCCGCGACCTGGGACAGGCTGGGCTCGCCATCCACCGCGTGCCGGAGCCCACGGTGATGCCTGCGCTGCGCAAGCTGGGGCGGCCGTTCCGGGGCCCGAGGTCTGGAGCGTCGAGGGAGGAAGAGGCCCTCGCATGAAAGCGCTGGATTTCCGCGATCGCTGGGTGGTCGTCACGGGCGCGTCCTCCGGGCTGGGCGAGCAGCTCGCCCGCCGGCTGGCGTCCCACCACCGGGCCCGGCTCATCCTCGTGGCCCGCCGCCGCGAGCGGCTCGCCGCGCTACGGGAGGAGCTGCGCGCCGCCCATGGCACCGAGGTCGTGCTGCTGCCGATGGACCTGGCCGCGCCGGACGCCGCGGAGCGCATCTTCACCGAGGCGACCCGCGAGCGGCAGGTCTACGCGGTCATCTCCAACGCGGCGGCCTACTGGTTCGGCGAGTTCACCGCCATGCCCGAGCCCCAGGTGGAGCAGCTCCTGCGGGTCAACGTGCGCACGCCCCTGCTCCTCCTCCGGCGCTTCCTTCCCTACCTGGACCAGCGTGGCGAGGGGGGCATCCTGGTCATCACCAGCACCGGAGCGATGATGCCCACGCCCCGGCAGGCGCTGTACGGCGGGACGAAGGCGCTGCTGCAGGGCTTCGTGGAGAGCCTGTACCACGAGCGGGGCAGGGAGCGGGAACGTGTCCCGGTGTGTCTGTGCAGCCCGGGCGGCATGCTGACCGAGATGCTCGTCTCCTCGCCCGTGCTGGAACAGCTCCGCCACCGGCCCCTCATCATCCGCATGATGATGCGCCCCGAGGTGGTGGCCAGGCGCGCGTTGCGCGCATTCCGGCGGCGCAGGTTCCTGACAGTCCCTGGGATCCGGAACCAGCTCATGGTGCTCCTCTCCAAGGTGCTGTCGAAACGGAGGGTGGGAAAGGGGGCGGCCCGAATCTACGGCAGCAGGTAGAGCCTGGAGCCGGCGAGTGCGCCGCAAGTCACGAGGAGGAGCAACCCATGTCCGCCCAGAGCCATCCCCGCACCCTGCTGGTCACCGGCGCCACCGGCTTCGTTGGCCGGGCGCTGTTCCGGGCGCTGCTGCGGGAGCCGTGCAACCGGGTGCGCCTGCTGAGCCGCCGCCCCATGGACGGGGCCGGGGTGACGCCACGGGTGGAGGTGGTACGCGGGGACGTCCGCCACCCCGGCACTTCGGCGCGGGCGCTGCGGGGGGTGGACACGGCCTACTACCTCATCCACTCGCTCGCCGAGCCAGGCTTCCGGGAGAAGGAGCTGGCCGCGGCGCGCACCTTCGCTCGAGCGGCGGAGGCGGCTGACGTCCGACAGCTCATCTACCTCGGGGCACTTGGCGACCCGTCGATGCCGCGCTCTCCCCACGTCGAGAGCCGGCAGGCCACGGGCGAGGCGCTGCGTGAGGGCAGGGTGCCAGTGACCGAGCTGCGCGCCGCGGCCATCATCGGCGCGGGGAGCGCGGTGTTCGAGATGATCCGCGGC
This is a stretch of genomic DNA from Archangium violaceum. It encodes these proteins:
- a CDS encoding ferritin-like domain-containing protein, which gives rise to MAPHVLPVPSVARPLVPVDPYSNREAYARVLSMLCHAEAAALEGFKLLTHPDFVQTHAMFAKARRFLVQDESRHLEDLTQLVRRLGYDDILPPSPEEAEFWGAWRSGRLFALPFKPSVASLFCLLSEGLGYAFLYNLAQATSAPDIRAVLEANLEDEKSHLQLSLVMLERALVDDRTFLADFLIYLYGYSLLARRPIRQQRKTVEAIGLDFYVIFGSSIRFVFDLLKLVLAETGRYSPLWSVLDKFTLGLGRAPKLMKLLHLFMFLPEPPFSRWLVYHWGRLTLRLGPMGRSSPPWERPLPVPSLADLVQA
- a CDS encoding SDR family NAD(P)-dependent oxidoreductase produces the protein MKALDFRDRWVVVTGASSGLGEQLARRLASHHRARLILVARRRERLAALREELRAAHGTEVVLLPMDLAAPDAAERIFTEATRERQVYAVISNAAAYWFGEFTAMPEPQVEQLLRVNVRTPLLLLRRFLPYLDQRGEGGILVITSTGAMMPTPRQALYGGTKALLQGFVESLYHERGRERERVPVCLCSPGGMLTEMLVSSPVLEQLRHRPLIIRMMMRPEVVARRALRAFRRRRFLTVPGIRNQLMVLLSKVLSKRRVGKGAARIYGSR
- a CDS encoding NAD(P)H-binding protein, with protein sequence MSAQSHPRTLLVTGATGFVGRALFRALLREPCNRVRLLSRRPMDGAGVTPRVEVVRGDVRHPGTSARALRGVDTAYYLIHSLAEPGFREKELAAARTFARAAEAADVRQLIYLGALGDPSMPRSPHVESRQATGEALREGRVPVTELRAAAIIGAGSAVFEMIRGFTERFPLIISPRGGDTRCQPIALSDALRYLLAPLDTPLLVGHIWEMGGDEVLTYREMMETYAQVRGLVRPVLRMPVAVPRLSGLWTGLFSPIPKRVGEHFVRGLGHDAVVRDPRLRELLGIEHHLGFRDALRCAFQEADEAMQASHVPVGGL
- a CDS encoding hydroxysqualene dehydroxylase, which encodes MSTAPKVLVLGSGVAGLCAAYELAERGCSVTVVEAAPFPGGRTSSFTDAKGRGVDTGLHVVADHYANLLEMLSRLGVSHRLLWVGEHTYLRSGREPMAWGFRSWPAPFHLLRPFARMPLSLGARLRLGRVGLQVASYSQEDLAELDSLSYAEWHRRRGLQRDFTLELAEAAADAATFLTVEEAAARPVLSWIKYLVRHPRSGDVGLWRGTLAECLVEPLCQALARKGGQLLLRHAVVGLEGEGQRVKGVWVSPAETSGPVTHAEGRVPVGGAGRKLLACDFVVSAMNVQSLRAVLPPEWVRAAGLEDAMRLTTTPAMSLLLWFDRPIRPVPAGAPLVTGCAFRDFVDLAMLGRQPRGAPGSVYQFVITRARSRFHDPDEAIVSDVMRDLRSIWPGAQKAQVVDYALERIGAAMFAAVPGAHQLRPPARTRLGNFFLAGDWTRHELNASMEGAALSGRLAADALLRDLGQAGLAIHRVPEPTVMPALRKLGRPFRGPRSGASREEEALA